The proteins below are encoded in one region of Sulfolobus sp. A20:
- a CDS encoding Lrp/AsnC family transcriptional regulator, producing MALEIDKIDLEILKMLQNNAKYSLEEIGQKLRVPKSTIAYRIKRLENLGIIKGYYAHLDPGLLNFDYTVISLIRAKYGKDYHVNLGSKIAELPGVWGVYFVLGDIDFIVMARYRNREEFMRNFLERLMNLPEIERSSTQVVVKVIKETPNTVLW from the coding sequence ATGGCATTGGAAATAGATAAAATAGACCTTGAGATTTTAAAGATGCTTCAAAACAATGCTAAGTATTCCTTAGAAGAAATAGGACAAAAACTAAGAGTTCCTAAATCGACAATAGCATATAGAATAAAAAGGCTTGAAAACTTGGGAATAATAAAAGGATACTATGCACATCTTGATCCTGGCTTATTGAATTTTGACTACACGGTTATAAGCCTCATTAGAGCTAAGTACGGAAAGGACTACCACGTTAATTTAGGCTCTAAAATAGCTGAATTACCAGGTGTTTGGGGAGTTTACTTCGTTTTAGGAGATATTGACTTCATTGTGATGGCAAGATACAGAAATAGAGAAGAGTTCATGAGAAATTTCCTAGAGAGGTTAATGAACTTACCAGAAATTGAAAGATCTAGTACTCAAGTAGTAGTAAAGGTAATAAAAGAAACACCAAATACAGTCTTATGGTAA
- a CDS encoding ABC transporter permease, with protein MVSKYKTILKLIVKDPSGLLGLLIVLVFISWSLIQGIIELISQYTRNPRLGYLLLPHNPFAVNPSEALHPPNINYIMGTNGAGEDVFSRILYALPRDALVAIVVVFSSILVGGIIGIIAGYIGGVVDEVFMRITDAFLSLPPLILVIAISVPLKASYLGVILGLSLVWWPTYARLFRAQTLEVKNTDYIISTTIYKVSRFRLFYKYIFLNVIDPIIAYATLDFGNVILTYSTLAFIGIGITPPIPELGEMASNGLSGLPEAWWWPLFPGLTILLIVIGFSLLGDRIQEIIMGEVMY; from the coding sequence GTGGTTAGTAAATATAAAACCATTTTAAAATTAATAGTGAAAGACCCCTCTGGATTATTAGGATTGTTAATAGTTCTTGTGTTCATTTCATGGTCTTTGATTCAAGGCATTATTGAGTTAATATCACAATATACTAGAAATCCTAGACTTGGATATTTACTTCTTCCTCATAATCCATTTGCAGTTAATCCTTCAGAGGCTCTTCATCCGCCTAATATAAATTATATAATGGGAACTAATGGGGCTGGAGAAGATGTCTTTTCAAGGATACTTTATGCATTGCCAAGAGACGCTTTAGTTGCTATAGTCGTCGTTTTTTCTTCAATTCTGGTCGGTGGAATAATAGGTATTATTGCTGGATATATTGGAGGTGTAGTTGATGAAGTTTTTATGAGGATAACTGACGCTTTCTTATCATTGCCTCCTCTGATTTTAGTAATAGCTATTTCAGTCCCACTTAAAGCTAGCTATCTAGGAGTAATTTTAGGTTTATCATTAGTATGGTGGCCGACATATGCTAGATTATTTAGAGCCCAGACATTAGAAGTTAAAAACACTGATTATATAATTTCTACAACAATATACAAAGTATCCAGATTCAGATTATTTTATAAATATATATTTTTAAACGTGATAGATCCAATAATAGCTTATGCTACACTAGACTTTGGAAACGTTATACTAACGTATTCTACTTTGGCATTCATAGGGATAGGAATAACTCCACCAATACCGGAGTTGGGAGAAATGGCTTCTAATGGCTTATCAGGATTACCAGAAGCTTGGTGGTGGCCACTATTCCCTGGGCTAACAATACTGTTAATAGTTATAGGATTTTCATTGTTGGGAGATAGAATTCAAGAAATAATTATGGGCGAAGTGATGTATTGA
- a CDS encoding aspartate aminotransferase family protein has product MRYDPINMYESKTKKSKHIFNEASTHLPLGVSSNYRYFDPYPIYLSKGKGSRVWDVDGNEYIDFILGFGVMEVGHANPRVVDEVNRAVNDGSILGFEYEKSVELAKIIKNRYNVDMVRFSSTGTEATMHAIRLARAYTRRKKIIKFEGHYHGSHDQLLINVNPIKLENRVPTSLGIPEETLSNTLIAEWNNLDSVEKLVKQNRDDIAGVIMEPVPMNMGLVLPDVDFLKGIFDLADDYGFVVIFDEVKTGGKYFSGASGYYNLKPDIITLGKAIAGGFPLSVIAGKREIMELIGPGKVAHGGTFNANPISVRVAIVTLKEILTEQAFHHMHRLSEKLKKGYEDIAEDLKVDLAVTHWGPSGMIYFSDKAPKNYREFIKLDFKSWFTYFYYMIYKGILPMAGFNEQWTVSVMHTEEEIDKHLEASNEAIKLAKVQKTEGSIFEAF; this is encoded by the coding sequence TTGAGATACGATCCCATCAATATGTATGAAAGTAAAACTAAAAAGTCAAAGCATATTTTCAACGAGGCGTCAACTCATTTACCTTTGGGAGTTTCTAGTAATTATAGGTATTTTGACCCTTACCCAATATACCTATCTAAGGGTAAGGGGAGTAGAGTATGGGACGTTGACGGCAACGAATACATAGACTTCATATTAGGATTCGGAGTAATGGAGGTTGGTCATGCTAATCCTAGGGTTGTTGATGAGGTTAATAGGGCTGTTAATGATGGTAGTATTCTTGGCTTTGAGTATGAGAAGAGTGTTGAGTTAGCTAAAATCATTAAGAATAGGTATAATGTTGACATGGTTAGATTCTCATCAACCGGTACTGAAGCAACAATGCACGCAATAAGACTAGCAAGAGCATACACAAGAAGAAAAAAGATAATAAAATTCGAAGGACACTACCACGGCTCACACGACCAACTACTAATAAACGTTAATCCCATAAAGCTAGAGAATCGTGTCCCTACTTCTCTTGGAATACCAGAAGAAACACTTTCAAATACTTTGATTGCTGAGTGGAATAATTTGGATTCTGTTGAGAAATTGGTTAAGCAAAATAGGGATGATATAGCCGGTGTAATAATGGAACCCGTCCCAATGAATATGGGCCTAGTACTTCCAGATGTTGATTTTCTTAAGGGTATCTTTGATTTGGCTGATGATTATGGTTTTGTTGTTATTTTTGATGAGGTTAAGACGGGTGGGAAGTATTTTAGTGGTGCTTCTGGTTATTATAATTTAAAGCCTGATATTATCACCTTGGGTAAGGCTATTGCTGGTGGTTTCCCCTTGAGTGTTATTGCCGGTAAGAGGGAGATTATGGAGTTGATTGGACCGGGGAAGGTCGCACATGGGGGAACATTTAACGCAAACCCAATATCAGTAAGAGTAGCAATAGTAACACTAAAAGAAATACTAACAGAACAAGCTTTTCATCATATGCACAGACTGAGTGAAAAACTAAAGAAAGGATATGAAGATATTGCAGAGGATCTAAAAGTAGACTTAGCCGTAACACACTGGGGACCTAGTGGGATGATCTACTTTAGTGATAAAGCTCCAAAAAATTATAGAGAATTCATAAAACTAGACTTTAAATCTTGGTTCACATATTTCTACTATATGATATATAAGGGAATATTACCAATGGCGGGTTTCAATGAGCAGTGGACGGTATCGGTAATGCATACAGAAGAGGAGATAGATAAACATCTGGAAGCTTCAAATGAAGCTATTAAATTAGCTAAGGTTCAGAAAACTGAGGGAAGCATATTTGAGGCTTTTTAG
- a CDS encoding aspartate aminotransferase family protein: MEEKKIIKDHTFKTWSKQRGWDPIIVSSAKGVYFYDNEGKRYLDFSSQFVNVNLGYGNERVISSIKEQLDTLQYINPSFGAQIRAKATKALIEVMPNSIRKFFFSTSGTEANEAAIKVARIYKKPAYKILARYRSYHGSTLASISVTGDYRRWFVEPNIMQGVVRIPEPYCFRCPLKLKYPECNIACANYVEYVIKQEHNVAGIIIEPITGTNGVIVPPKEYMPLIRKIAKENDILFIADEVMTGWGRVGEWFAVKLWGIEPDILTTAKGASASYVPIGITGFTKEIGDFFEENIFPHGHTFEAHPVSLSAIPAVVEEYKRLDLLAHVKAMGKYLGERLNELKNRHISIGDVRGVGLFWAIELVKDKNNSPFGDYEDKYEGRPTLIDLITKKLLEKGVYVYNGPSWLIISPPLIINKEEIDEGVNAIDDVLKEADKEFRG, encoded by the coding sequence ATGGAGGAGAAGAAGATTATTAAGGATCATACGTTTAAGACGTGGAGTAAACAAAGAGGTTGGGATCCTATTATCGTCTCAAGCGCTAAAGGAGTCTATTTCTATGATAACGAGGGTAAAAGGTACTTAGACTTCTCATCACAATTCGTTAACGTTAATTTGGGTTATGGAAATGAAAGAGTAATCAGTTCAATCAAAGAGCAATTAGATACCTTACAATATATAAATCCCTCTTTTGGGGCTCAAATTAGAGCAAAGGCAACGAAAGCATTAATTGAAGTTATGCCTAATAGTATTAGAAAGTTCTTCTTTTCGACTTCTGGTACTGAAGCTAACGAGGCTGCAATTAAAGTGGCGAGGATTTACAAGAAACCAGCATATAAGATATTAGCCAGATACAGATCTTATCATGGTTCTACGTTAGCTTCTATATCAGTTACCGGAGACTATAGGAGGTGGTTTGTTGAGCCAAATATAATGCAAGGAGTAGTTAGAATACCAGAGCCCTACTGTTTTAGATGTCCTTTAAAGTTGAAGTACCCAGAATGCAACATTGCTTGTGCTAATTACGTTGAATACGTTATTAAACAAGAACACAATGTAGCTGGAATAATAATTGAACCTATTACTGGTACTAATGGAGTTATCGTGCCTCCGAAAGAATACATGCCATTAATAAGGAAGATAGCTAAGGAAAACGATATTTTGTTTATAGCAGATGAGGTAATGACAGGCTGGGGTAGAGTAGGAGAGTGGTTCGCCGTAAAATTATGGGGAATAGAACCGGATATTTTAACCACAGCCAAAGGTGCTTCAGCATCTTATGTTCCAATAGGTATCACTGGATTTACAAAAGAAATCGGCGATTTCTTCGAAGAGAATATATTTCCACACGGTCATACATTCGAAGCACATCCGGTCTCCCTCTCTGCTATACCCGCTGTAGTTGAAGAATATAAGAGATTAGATCTACTAGCTCACGTGAAAGCTATGGGGAAGTATCTAGGAGAGAGATTAAATGAACTGAAGAATAGGCATATTAGTATAGGAGATGTAAGAGGAGTTGGATTGTTCTGGGCTATAGAGTTAGTTAAGGATAAAAACAACAGTCCATTTGGCGATTACGAGGATAAGTATGAAGGTAGACCAACGTTAATTGATCTTATAACGAAGAAGTTATTGGAGAAAGGTGTTTATGTATATAATGGTCCGTCTTGGTTAATAATTTCTCCACCTCTTATAATAAATAAGGAAGAGATAGATGAAGGGGTTAATGCTATTGACGATGTTTTAAAAGAAGCGGACAAGGAATTTAGAGGCTAA
- a CDS encoding ABC transporter ATP-binding protein: protein MDIFVGKNIRKYYPLGGRGVLERIFLKDHIFLKALDGVSINIIKGETLGVIGESGCGKTTLAKIIATIEKPSEGELYFMGKDVFKNIELVRKNIGIVFQNPLSSLNPRMTVEEIITEVSKDINRTKELLELVGLAYDYVKDKYPNELSGGQVQRVSIAKALAKNPTLLILDEPTSALDASIQAQILNLLLDLRKELNITYLFITHNIIVANYISDRMIVLYAGKVVEQGKSDEILERPLHPYTQHLVSSVPKLYRKDLSPPLGEAPSLINPPKGCRFHPRCPYMMDICKIEEPPNVKENGRIVSCWLYYKR, encoded by the coding sequence ATGGATATTTTTGTAGGTAAGAATATAAGGAAGTATTATCCTCTGGGAGGAAGGGGTGTACTAGAGCGTATTTTTTTGAAGGATCATATTTTCCTTAAAGCATTAGATGGCGTTTCAATAAACATAATTAAGGGGGAGACTTTAGGAGTTATAGGAGAGAGCGGTTGTGGAAAAACTACTTTAGCCAAGATAATAGCGACCATTGAGAAACCCAGTGAAGGAGAGCTCTATTTCATGGGTAAGGACGTATTTAAAAATATTGAGTTAGTTAGAAAGAACATAGGGATAGTGTTTCAGAATCCCTTATCTTCTCTTAATCCTAGAATGACAGTTGAGGAAATAATCACAGAGGTGTCTAAAGATATTAATAGAACTAAAGAATTGTTAGAGCTTGTAGGATTAGCTTACGATTATGTAAAGGACAAGTATCCTAATGAGTTATCTGGAGGACAAGTACAAAGAGTCTCGATAGCTAAAGCCTTAGCTAAAAATCCAACTCTTCTAATTCTAGACGAGCCTACATCAGCCCTTGACGCGTCAATCCAAGCACAAATACTTAACTTGCTATTAGATTTAAGAAAAGAATTAAACATCACTTATCTTTTTATTACCCATAATATAATAGTTGCAAATTACATTTCAGATAGAATGATTGTATTATATGCGGGTAAAGTAGTTGAACAAGGTAAGAGCGATGAAATATTAGAAAGACCTCTTCACCCTTACACTCAACATCTAGTCTCATCTGTACCTAAGCTTTATAGAAAAGATTTATCACCTCCTTTAGGAGAAGCCCCTAGTTTAATAAATCCTCCTAAAGGATGTAGATTTCATCCGAGATGCCCATATATGATGGATATTTGTAAAATTGAGGAACCTCCTAATGTTAAGGAGAATGGCAGGATCGTATCTTGCTGGCTTTATTATAAGAGGTAA
- a CDS encoding metallophosphoesterase, with product MGLFKKNKPETNRLGNLKILFTTDLHGSETAFRKFLNTALMTKADVLIIGGDLAGKSLVPILALSEGKFKVLDKVVGREGLEDIIKHYKSIGTYYTIVDEKEYHELEEDKNKLEEEFKKVILERLNEWSRIAEEKLKGTNLVIYTNLGNDDPLYMFDAIKQSERLVKCEGEVIDINGYEMITFGYVNPTPWNTPREMSEEEIYSYLKNEVSKLQRPEKAIFNLHAPPYGTNLDNAPLLDSNLKPVVRGGEIVMTNVGSKAVRKIEEEIQPILGLHGHIHESRGFDKIGKTTVLNPGSEYNLGILHASYIVLEDNKIKVHQFVIG from the coding sequence ATGGGGCTCTTCAAGAAAAATAAACCTGAGACGAATAGGCTAGGAAATCTTAAAATACTATTTACCACAGATTTACACGGATCAGAGACCGCATTTAGAAAATTTCTTAACACGGCATTGATGACAAAGGCTGATGTCTTGATAATTGGGGGTGATTTAGCTGGAAAATCTTTAGTGCCAATATTAGCCCTAAGTGAAGGCAAATTCAAGGTTTTGGATAAGGTTGTAGGGAGAGAAGGCTTAGAAGATATAATAAAACATTATAAGTCAATTGGAACTTATTATACAATAGTTGACGAGAAAGAATACCATGAGTTAGAAGAAGATAAAAATAAGTTAGAGGAAGAATTTAAGAAGGTAATATTGGAAAGGTTAAACGAATGGAGCAGAATAGCAGAAGAGAAGTTAAAAGGAACAAATCTAGTGATATATACCAATCTAGGAAATGATGATCCTTTATACATGTTTGACGCAATCAAACAGAGCGAAAGATTAGTGAAGTGTGAAGGAGAGGTTATAGATATTAACGGTTACGAAATGATAACGTTTGGATACGTCAATCCCACTCCTTGGAATACGCCTAGAGAAATGAGTGAAGAGGAAATATATTCATACTTAAAAAATGAGGTAAGTAAATTACAAAGACCGGAGAAGGCAATATTTAATCTGCATGCACCGCCGTATGGAACTAACTTAGATAACGCGCCATTATTAGATAGTAATCTTAAGCCAGTGGTAAGAGGAGGGGAAATAGTAATGACAAATGTTGGATCAAAGGCTGTAAGAAAAATTGAGGAAGAAATACAACCCATTTTGGGTCTACATGGGCATATCCATGAATCTAGAGGCTTTGATAAGATTGGCAAAACTACAGTACTAAACCCGGGTAGTGAATACAATTTGGGAATTCTTCACGCATCCTATATAGTCCTAGAAGATAACAAGATAAAGGTTCATCAATTTGTAATTGGTTAA
- a CDS encoding ABC transporter permease yields MIRRIINAIITIIMLIVVIFILIHVIAPNPLTLAKIYSGNPHPTYAQLIVIERKYGLNKPLYVQIINYISNLFHGNLGMDPVYKVPVVNLLSKYIPRTLEITIPATVLSVIIGLVTGAIGASNRGKVLDYFVRGVYLVTWSSPTFLIATVLQLGVAYYLKLLPPYGIVNPALTSPSRITGFPLIDSAIAGDWVYFVSVLRHMILPVTSLAVANFGIVTRLSRSSMLVHMNSDYAKLSLVKGLSRRRVVYGVVLRNASIPIVTLIALLFGSSIAGSVAVEDIFQYHGMGWFITNSLLNLDYVGILSTTVIVAVFIIVANLVADILYSVLDPRVRVGG; encoded by the coding sequence ATCATTAGGCGTATCATAAATGCAATAATAACTATTATAATGTTAATAGTAGTTATTTTTATACTTATTCACGTAATTGCACCAAATCCACTAACCTTAGCAAAAATATATTCTGGTAATCCTCATCCAACTTATGCGCAATTAATAGTTATAGAGAGGAAGTACGGTCTGAATAAGCCACTATATGTTCAGATAATTAATTATATTTCAAATTTATTTCATGGAAATTTGGGAATGGATCCAGTATATAAAGTTCCAGTTGTAAACCTATTATCAAAATATATTCCCAGAACTCTAGAGATAACGATACCAGCTACAGTTTTATCAGTCATAATTGGCTTAGTAACCGGGGCTATAGGAGCGTCAAACAGAGGTAAGGTTTTGGATTATTTCGTGAGAGGAGTATACTTGGTAACTTGGTCATCTCCAACGTTTCTTATAGCAACTGTTCTTCAGCTAGGAGTAGCATATTACCTCAAGTTACTCCCACCTTATGGAATAGTGAATCCTGCTTTAACATCTCCATCTAGAATTACGGGTTTTCCACTTATAGATTCGGCAATAGCCGGAGATTGGGTTTATTTCGTTAGCGTATTAAGGCATATGATATTACCAGTAACTTCTCTTGCAGTGGCTAATTTTGGTATAGTTACTAGACTTTCAAGATCTTCAATGCTCGTCCATATGAACTCCGATTACGCGAAATTAAGTCTAGTTAAGGGTTTAAGTAGGAGAAGAGTAGTTTATGGAGTCGTGCTAAGGAATGCCTCAATACCCATAGTGACGTTAATAGCATTGTTATTTGGCTCATCGATAGCGGGCTCAGTTGCAGTCGAAGATATTTTTCAGTATCATGGAATGGGCTGGTTTATAACTAATTCCTTACTAAACCTCGACTATGTAGGTATTTTATCGACAACGGTCATTGTAGCGGTATTCATAATTGTTGCTAATCTGGTAGCAGATATTCTATACAGTGTGCTAGATCCTAGGGTGAGAGTAGGTGGTTAG